In a genomic window of Trichoderma atroviride chromosome 4, complete sequence:
- a CDS encoding uncharacterized protein (EggNog:ENOG41), which produces MITQTLGVCATCDKPATMRCAGCKDAPDYLPGDALDTFYCDRDCQIKTRETHKDRCRNLSRRIALHRAAKILKTALLAYREMVYDLNLTHIESKDGILRLHQIPKTRPMRCVFPGHLTNNIEHKEAALLVNQCTTAMVLLGRLTRKLLSGVPLTFEIVDLEVGKPRFPAKLYPAPESSGVPHTVIIIGRLFVGETWIIDTTGCQYGFKDVLVPFKRYLEDHQCRMLGERTTYDATETKDLDYYAELPFMNTGLQKEDRKIERRARLHFAKFVDAQITPDILQGPSKVFEEKRLSLESDLKLYMQSYNK; this is translated from the exons ATGATAACTCAAACCTTAGGAGTATGTGCTACCTGCGACAAACCGGCCACGATGCGGTGTGCTGGTTGCAAAGATGCACCGGATTACCTGCCTGGCGATGCTCTAGACACTTTTTATTGTGATCGGGATTGCcaaataaaaacaagagagaCTCACAAGGACAGGTGTCGCAATTTATCCCGGCGGATTGCGCTTCACCGTGCTGCTAAAATCCTCAAAACTGCGTTATTGGCGTACAGGGAGATGGTCTATGACCTCAATCTCACGCATATCGAAAGTAAGGACGGCATCCTGAGGCTCCACCAAATTCCCAAAACAAGACCCATGCGTTGCGTGTTTCCTGGACATCTCACCAACAACATCGAGCATAAGGAAGCGGCCCTTCTTGTCAATCAATGCACGACGGCTATGGTACTGTTGGGTCGTTTGACTCGCAAATTGCTCTCAG GGGTTCCTTTGACTTTCGAAATAGTGGACCTAGAGGTGGGCAAGCCAAGGTTTCCAGCAAAGCTATACCCAGCACCTGAATCCAGCGGCGTGCCCCATACAGTAATCATCATTGGCCGACTCTTCGTGGGGGAGACTTGGATTATTGATACAACTGGCTGTCAGTACGGGTTCAAGGATGTTCTGGTCCCATTCAAGAGGTATCTCGAAGACCATCAATGTCGGATGTTGGGAGAACGTACCACATATGATGCGACCGAAACCAAAGACCTGGACTACTACGCTGAGCTTCCTTTTATGAATACGGGATTACAAAAGGAGGATAGGAAAATTGAACGGAGGGCTCGGCTGCATTTCGCTAAGTTTGTTGATGCGCAAATAACCCCTGACATCCTACAGGGTCCAAGTAAAGTGTTTGAGGAAAAGCGCCTCTCCTTGGAGTCCGATTTGAAGTTATATATGCAGAGTTACAATAAGTAG
- a CDS encoding uncharacterized protein (EggNog:ENOG41): MNSIPAEIIASSSPFRFLVGPNQREFIIYSALFAHQSPVFEKLVNGNFSESTEKCVQWKSVDEDTFICFWQYTHTGRYTAASPVIGLKSESEATCEPPPPSPPSPTFAAFFGTTAAKKDETPPKELTKREIQWNEFRKQRASVNFGAFRSTGGLFGSRVRSNYAHEDYTNHFLLHARIYVFAECYGITGLMDLSLNELHGTLVRFTLYKERINDVVALIRYCYENLVPEPLREVVALYSACKLEKLWLSEEFHALVEAYGELSKTLFGLIVNVL; the protein is encoded by the exons atGAATTCCATACCGGCGGAAAT CATTGCTTCATCATCCCCATTCCGATTTCTAGTGGGCCCTAATCAGCGGGAATTTATCATATATTCAGCTCTCTTTGCACACCAGTCCCCTGTTTTTGAGAAATTAGTAAACGGTAATTTCTCTGAATCAACAGAAAAGTGTGTTCAATGGAAATCCGTGGATGAAGATACTTTCATTTGTTTCTGGCAGTATACGCATACTGGGAGATAcactgctgcttctccgGTTATTGGACTAAAATCAGAATCCGAAGCCACTTGtgagccaccaccaccgagtccgccatcaccaacctTTGCAGCCTTCTTTGGTACTACGGCTGCTAAGAAAGACGAGACTCCTCCAAAAGAACTTACAAAACGTGAGATTCAGTGGAATGAATTTAGAAAACAGCGAGCTTCTGTCAATTTTGGCGCGTTTCGTTCTACTGGTGGTCTCTTTGGTTCACGTGTCAGAAGCAACTACGCGCATGAAGACTATACAAATCATTTTCTCTTACATGCACGAATTTATGTCTTTGCAGAATGCTACGGTATTACTGGACTAATGGATCTTTCACTTAATGAGCTACATGGAACCTTGGTAAGATTTACACTATATAAAGAACGAATTAATGATGTAGTGGCGTTAATACGTTATTGCTATGAAAACTTGGTTCCAGAACCGCTAAGAGAGGTTGTTGCTCTATACTCGGCCTGTAAGCTTGAGAAGTTATGGTTGAGCGAGGAATTCCACGCGCTTGTGGAGGCCTATGGTGAACTATCGAAGACTTTATTTGGGTTGATAGTGAATGTATTATAG
- a CDS encoding uncharacterized protein (EggNog:ENOG41) has protein sequence MPNAIITWFRRRRVARRDRKQRALSASASSAGKLDEALPVPPHPRLPSQRRARLTPTPSCEDLVAAPNAATANSSFFTKLPLEIRRKILIEAFGGQTVHMDLVYDHPLVPPEEDAVNDQDGFYRVPPHGNMVLAGQGCSAESRNLKLDDSRPKEWAWRSSVCHRNRPGCPPTMGIQPAEDYCRFGQTEWQRICLTWPGEFPTKCLIGAMGWLRSCRQAYIEGIDILYSTNTFHTASKEMMLSLSSILLPQRLSSITSVELLWDFAPFPSIHPQVVKPPLSDMASFHAFLDSIPTTFPAVKKLHISLQGRLFPTKTVDGRTTWDNNIDRADEILQPVDRFVLELAPRVHDFSLSIPSSLYMHQRDRALKNNGRVEQAHLGQSERHWRPLTGSQEREGYWVWLGQKDFTMPIICTMGEGGGLRDFVGEENWVLYKF, from the exons ATGCCCAACGCCATCATAACTTGGttccggcggcggcgcgtCGCACGGAGGGATCGCAAGCAGCGAGCGCtatcggcatcggcatcgtcagcaGGTAAACTGGACGAGGCTCTGCCCGTTCCACCGCATCCAAGGCTGCCCTCGCAGCGCCGAGCTCGCCTCACGCCGACGCCATCATGTGAAGACCTCGTCGCGGCTCCGAATGCTGCCACCGCGAATagcagcttcttcaccaagctgccgctggagaTCCGTCGCAAGATCCTCATTGAGGCCTTTGGGGGCCAGACGGTGCACATGGATCTTGTCTACGACCACCCATTGGTGCccccagaagaagatgccgtcAACGATCAGGACGGCTTCTATCGAGTCCCGCCTCATGGCAATATGGTTCTTgccggccaaggctgctccgCCGAGAGCCGAAACCTCAAACTCGACGACTCGCGGCCGAAAGAGTGGGCATGGAGAAGCTCTGTCTGTCACCGAAATAGGCCGGGTTGTCCTCCTACTATGGGAATCCAGCCTGCCGAGGATTACTGTCGATTTGGCCAGACAGAATGGCAGCGGATTTGTTTGACCTGGCCCGGCGAGTTCCCGACAAAGTGTCTTATAGGTGCAATGGGGTGGCTGCGTAGTTGTCGCCAAGC ATATATCGAGGGCATCGACATCCTGTACTCCACCAACACGTTCCACACAGCCAGCAAGGAAATGAtgctcagcctcagctccaTTCTCCTCCCTCAACGATTATCCAGCATCACGTCCGTAGAGCTCCTGTGGGACTTTGCGCCGTTCCCCAGCATCCATCCGCAAGTCGTCAAGCCGCCCTTGTCAGACATGGCAAGCTTCCATGCATTTCTCGACTCCATCCCAACAACGTTTCCCGCCGTGAAAAAACTGCATATATCACTGCAAGGACGGCTCTTTCCGACGAAAACCGTCGACGGTAGAACGACCTGGGACAACAACATTGACAGAGCCGACGAAATCTTGCAGCCGGTGGACAGGTTTGTCTTGGAACTAGCTCCCCGCGTCCACGACTTTTCGCTCAGCATCCCAAGCTCTCTGTATATGCATCAGCGAGATCGAGCTCTCAAAAACAATGGCCGAGTGGAGCAAGCTCACCTTGGGCAGAGCGAGCGACATTGGCGACCGCTGACGGGATCCCAAGAGCGAGAAGGGTACTGGGTATGGCTGGGCCAAAAGGACTTTACCATGCCGATTATATGCACCatgggagaaggaggagggtTACGAGACTTTGTCGGAGAGGAGAATTGGGTTCTTTACAAATTTTAG
- a CDS encoding uncharacterized protein (EggNog:ENOG41~SECRETED:SignalP(1-15)), protein MRLISFLALVGAAIALPATESAGAAPPSRPMPDINAIKAVPQEHFTSYQTGGLKRQTLTSTATKTKRGWTCSTSPILTWGDSDTGGKGITITNADTDWRGFYIYHNNCDTVPWKYIWVGANQTEFVSFPDGFEGRIQRGVDQYMLNGQAQWLGSWFEVSWDGNGVGWSDVSLIRGCDGGILTWGLDAAKAWKGFTQWILDGAPTGAYDMKNDGQWVLKATEGLDGSINTVPRDWELQQVGSDYVYVDDYHGNPVIASSNGRFGTYWPGGRA, encoded by the coding sequence ATGCGTCtcatctcttttctcgctcttgttggcgctgccatcgcGCTGCCAGCAACTGAAAGCGCTGGAGCAGCTCCTCCTAGTCGCCCCATGCCtgatatcaacgccatcaaagCCGTACCACAAGAACATTTTACAAGCTATCAGACGGGTGGCTTAAAACGCCAGACTCTTACGTCTACTGCAACAAAGACCAAGCGAGGCTGGACTTGCAGCACCTCACCAATCTTGACCTGGGGTGACAGCGACACTGGTGGCAAGGGCATTACCATTACTAATGCTGACACTGACTGGAGGGGCTTTTACATTTACCACAATAACTGTGATACTGTTCCTTGGAAGTATATCTGGGTCGGAGCTAACCAGACTGAGTTTGTTTCCTTCCCTGATGGCTTTGAAGGCCGTATTCAACGCGGAGTCGACCAATACATGCTTAACGGCCAGGCACAATGGCTTGGTTCATGGTTTGAGGTTAGCTGGGACGGAAATGGCGTCGGTTGGAGCGACGTCTCCCTTATTCGTGGATGTGATGGTGGTATTTTGACTTGGGGTCTTGACGCTGCAAAGGCTTGGAAGGGATTTACGCAATGGATTCTGGACGGTGCGCCTACAGGAGCGTATGACATGAAGAATGATGGACAATGGGTGCTCAAGGCAACGGAGGGGCTCGATGGTTCAATTAACACAGTCCCTCGCGACTGGGAACTCCAGCAGGTTGGCTCTGACTACGTTTATGTCGATGACTATCATGGTAATCCAGTCATTGCATCGAGCAACGGCCGTTTCGGTACTTACTGGCCCGGTGGCCGCGCATAA
- a CDS encoding uncharacterized protein (EggNog:ENOG41~SECRETED:SignalP(1-16)), translating into MKFLTAITLFATAAMAAPNPEPWCWRVGESCWKAKRANEALTLAVRSFDGIEARGDAPNGIPNELAYKAIGGLENLAILVAQASEDPSTFFGNQTEPAKRDLQEEKRWCWRVGESCWKAKRTEEIQEDKRWCWRVGESCWKAKRVAMAVLDATIEGDVKRSVETEEPLAKRWCWRVGESCWKAKRSVEFIQDQARSLIESLE; encoded by the coding sequence ATGAAGTTCCTCACCGCCATCACCCTCTTCGCTActgcggccatggctgccccCAACCCTGAGCCCTGGTGCTGGCGCGTCGGCGAGTCTTGTTGGAAGGCCAAGCGCGCCAACGAGGCCCTGACCCTTGCCGTCCGATCATTCGATGGCATCGAGGCTCGCGGCGACGCACCCAACGGCATCCCCAACGAGCTCGCCTACAAGGCCATTGGCGGTCTCGAGAACCTCGCCATCCTTGTCGCCCAGGCCTCTGAGGACCCTTCCACCTTCTTCGGCAACCAAACTGAGCCCGCCAAGCGCGACCTCCAGGAGGAGaagcgctggtgctggagagTCGGCGAGTCGTGCTGGAAGGCCAAGCGAACTGAGGAGATTCAAGAGGACaagcgctggtgctggcgtGTCGGCGAGTCCTGCTGGAAGGCCAAGCGTGTCGCCATGGCTGTTCTCGATGCCACTATCGAGGGCGATGTGAAGCGAAGCGTCGAAACTGAAGAGCCTCTTGCCaagcgctggtgctggcgagTGGGCGAGTCTTGCTGGAAGGCCAAGCGCAGCGTTGAGTTTATCCAGGACCAGGCTCGCAGCCTCATTGAGTCTCTGGAGTAA
- a CDS encoding uncharacterized protein (EggNog:ENOG41) translates to MADITARLAGLNPFGSAPKVDDDDKGDVMAPAAGINSRRSDTAKDQLRVSRALRAFLHEHRVLSERDAGLDDKTLTPALRELLARRSFEAPAHLVDPAHPLPEYFVSSSHNTYLLANQLYGKSSPSAYETALTTGSRCVEIDAWDNADDADEPKVTHGFTLVSHIPFRAVCETIRSVYDREVAAGSFTAGSAGDPASPILLSLENHCGPHGQLRLVQIMRDVFGHRLLSEPVRRKGTREQQGSGEHVTLEDLGPKISVIVEFHLPDEDSSDSGDDDDGDDSSDDEQRRQARTAYRDQKRQQKQQQKQQPSTAIIIPELAELGVYAQSVKPKDNSWYDPGQLINGPHHHLINVSESGLAKHLPAHAVQIAAHNSRHLMRVFPKGTRISSTNLHPEKYWGVGAQICALNWQTYTTSVQLNDALFNGTPGYVLKPAALRAGGSGDLRTGRSRKLRVHVAGATDVPLHEDRERDSIKPYLTCSLYSPLMSVKEEAKRKTEPYKHHTLGFLHHGENPHATNPIWDETLEWQYEDNELVFLRMLIKSDDSWARNPKFAVATVRLSYAPVGWTFVRMNDLTGKESDCTLLVKFEFEDL, encoded by the coding sequence ATGGCCGACATCACAGCCCGTCTGGCAGGCCTCAACCCCTTCGGCTCGGCGCCCAAAgtcgacgatgacgacaaaGGCGATGTCATGGCGCCGGCCGCCGGCATCAACTCGCGCAGGTCCGACACGGCCAAGGACCAGCTCAGAGTCAGCCGCGCGCTTCGGGCGTTCCTCCACGAGCACCGAGTCCTCTCGGAGCGCGACGCCGGGCTCGACGACAAGACTCTGACGCCGGCCCTGCGCGAGCTGCTGGCCCGCCGCAGCTTCGAGGCGCCGGCGCATCTCGTCGACCCGGCGCACCCTCTGCCTGAGTACTTTGTCAGCTCCAGCCACAACACGTACCTGCTGGCCAACCAGCTGTACGGCAagtcgtcgccgtcggcgtACGAGACGGCGCTGACGACGGGCTCGCGCTGCGTGGAAATCGACGCCTGGGACAacgccgacgacgccgacgagCCCAAGGTCACGCACGGCTTCACGCTGGTGTCGCACATTCCCTTCCGCGCCGTCTGCGAGACGATCCGCAGCGTCTACGACCGCGAGGTGGCGGCGGGCAGCTTCACGGCGGGCTCGGCGGGCGATCCGGCGTCGCCCATCCTGCTGTCGCTGGAAAACCACTGCGGGCCGCACGGCCAGCTGCGCCTGGTGCAGATAATGAGGGACGTCTTTGGTCACCGCCTGCTAAGCGAGCCGGTGCGCCGCAAAGGCACGCGCGAGCAGCAGGGGAGCGGTGAACATGTCACTTTGGAGGACCTGGGGCCCAAAATTTCCGTCATTGTCGAGTTCCATCTGCCCGATGAggacagcagcgacagcggcgacgatgacgatggcgatgacagcagcgacgacgagcagcGGCGCCAGGCCCGCACGGCGTACCGCGACCAGAagcggcagcagaagcagcagcagaagcagcagccgtcgacggccatcatcatccccgAGCTGGCGGAGCTGGGCGTCTACGCGCAGTCGGTGAAACCCAAGGACAACTCGTGGTACGACCCGGGCCAGCTCATCAACGGCCCGCATCACCACCTCATCAACGTGTCCGAGAGCGGCCTGGCCAAGCACCTGCCCGCGCACGCCGTCCAGATCGCAGCCCACAACTCGCGCCACCTGATGCGCGTCTTCCCCAAGGGCACGCGCATCTCGTCGACGAATCTGCACCCGGAAAAGTACTGGGGCGTCGGCGCCCAGATCTGCGCCCTCAACTGGCAGACGTACACCACCAGCGTCCAGCTCAACGACGCCCTCTTCAACGGCACGCCGGGCTACGTGCTCAAGCCCGCGGCCCTGCgagccggcggcagcggcgatcTTCGCACGGGTCGCTCAAGAAAGCTGCGCGTCCACGTCGCTGGCGCCACGGACGTGCCTCTCCACGAGGACAGGGAGCGGGACTCGATCAAGCCGTACCTGACGTGTTCGCTGTACAGCCCGCTCATGAGCGTCAAGGAGGAGGCCAAGCGAAAGACGGAGCCGTACAAGCACCACACGCTGGGGTTCCTTCATCACGGCGAGAACCCACATGCCACGAATCCCATCTGGGACGAGACCCTGGAGTGGCAGTATGAAGACAACGAGCTGGTGTTTCTGCGCATGCTCATCAAGAGCGACGACAGCTGGGCTAGGAATCCAAAGTTTGCCGTGGCGACGGTGAGGCTCTCGTATGCTCCGGTGGGATGGACGTTTGTCAGGATGAATGACCTCACGGGGAAAGAGTCTGACTGCACGTTGCTCGTCAAGTTTGAGTTTGAGGACTTGTAA